Proteins from a genomic interval of Geodermatophilus obscurus DSM 43160:
- the rpoB gene encoding DNA-directed RNA polymerase subunit beta — translation MPGAPLRVSFAKISEPLEVPDLLALQTASFDWLIGSPTWRATLSPEEQADAVGGLAEILEEISPIEDFSGSMSLSFSNPRFEDVKASLEECKDKDMTYAAPLFVTAEFMNNTTGEIKSQTVFMGDFPIMTNKGTFVINGTERVVVSQLVRSPGVYFDKTLDKTSDKDVFSAKVIPSRGAWLEFDVDKRDTVGVRIDRKRRQPVTVLLKALGWTEDRIREHFQWSPTVLATLEKDHIAGQDEALLDIYRKLRPGEPPTRESAQALLENLFFNGKRYDLAKVGRYKVNKKLGVDVPQATLTLTEDDIVATIEYVVRLHAGEPDHGVDDIDHFGNRRLRTVGELIQNQIRVGLSRMERVVRERMTTQDVEAITPQTLINIRPVVASIKEFFGTSQLSQFMDQTNPLAGLTHKRRLSALGPGGLSRERAGMEVRDVHPSHYGRMCPIETPEGPNIGLIGSLSAYGRVNAFGFIETPYRRVQNGVVTDTIDYLTADEEDRFVVAQANSPLDAQGRFAEDRVLVRTKGGEVDYLVPENVDYMDVSPRQMTSVATAMIPFLEHDDANRALMGANMQRQAVPLLRSEAPLVGTGMELRAAVDAGDVVVAEKAGVVEDSTADYVTVMADDGTRQTYRLLKFRRSNQGTSINQTPVVDEGQRVEVGQVIADGPCTDEGEMALGKNLLVAFMPWEGHNYEDAIILSQRLVQDDVLSSIHIEEFEVDARDTKLGAEEITRDIPNVSEEVLADLDERGIIRIGAEVVPGDILVGKVTPKGETELTPEERLLRAIFGEKAREVRDTSLKVKHGESGKVIGVRVFSREDGDELPAGVNELIRVYVAQMRKISDGDKLAGRHGNKGVIAKILPQEDMPFLEDGTPVDIVLNPLGVPGRMNVGQVLETHLGWVAKSGWQVEGTPEWAVNLPDPARAAGPGTRTATPVFDGAREEEIVGLLGSTIPNRDGNRMVQPTGKARLFDGRSGEPFPEAISVGYVYILKLLHLVDDKIHARSTGPYSMITQQPLGGKAQFGGQRFGEMECWAMQAYGAAYALQELLTIKSDDILGRVKVYEAIVKGENIPEPGIPESFKVLLKELQSLCLNVEVLSGDGQAIELRDTDDEVFRAAEELGIDLSRREPSSVEDV, via the coding sequence ATCCCCGGCGCGCCGCTGCGCGTCTCGTTCGCCAAGATCTCCGAGCCGCTCGAGGTGCCAGACCTCCTGGCGCTGCAGACCGCGTCGTTCGACTGGCTCATCGGCAGCCCCACGTGGCGGGCCACCCTCTCGCCGGAGGAGCAGGCCGACGCCGTGGGCGGGCTGGCCGAGATCCTCGAGGAGATTTCCCCGATCGAGGACTTCAGTGGCTCGATGTCGCTGTCCTTCTCCAACCCGCGCTTCGAGGACGTCAAGGCGTCCCTCGAGGAGTGCAAGGACAAGGACATGACCTACGCGGCGCCGCTGTTCGTCACCGCCGAGTTCATGAACAACACCACCGGTGAGATCAAGAGCCAGACGGTGTTCATGGGCGACTTCCCGATCATGACGAACAAGGGCACGTTCGTCATCAACGGGACCGAGCGCGTCGTCGTCTCGCAGCTGGTCCGCAGCCCGGGCGTCTACTTCGACAAGACCCTGGACAAGACCTCCGACAAGGACGTCTTCAGCGCCAAGGTCATCCCCAGCCGTGGTGCGTGGCTGGAGTTCGACGTCGACAAGCGCGACACCGTCGGCGTCCGCATCGACCGCAAGCGCCGGCAGCCGGTCACCGTGCTGCTCAAGGCGCTGGGCTGGACCGAGGACCGGATCCGCGAGCACTTCCAGTGGTCGCCCACGGTGCTGGCCACCCTCGAGAAGGACCACATCGCCGGTCAGGACGAGGCGCTGCTGGACATCTACCGCAAGCTGCGGCCGGGCGAGCCGCCGACGCGGGAGAGCGCCCAGGCGCTGCTGGAGAACCTGTTCTTCAACGGGAAGCGCTACGACCTGGCCAAGGTCGGCCGCTACAAGGTCAACAAGAAGCTCGGCGTCGACGTGCCGCAGGCCACCCTGACGCTGACCGAGGACGACATCGTCGCCACCATCGAGTACGTGGTGCGCCTGCACGCGGGCGAGCCCGACCACGGTGTCGACGACATCGACCACTTCGGCAACCGTCGGCTGCGCACCGTCGGCGAGCTGATCCAGAACCAGATCCGCGTCGGACTCTCCCGCATGGAGCGCGTCGTCCGCGAGCGGATGACGACCCAGGACGTCGAGGCGATCACGCCGCAGACCCTGATCAACATCCGGCCGGTCGTCGCCTCCATCAAGGAGTTCTTCGGCACCAGCCAGCTGTCCCAGTTCATGGACCAGACCAACCCGCTCGCGGGCCTGACCCACAAGCGCCGCCTGTCGGCGCTGGGCCCGGGTGGTCTGTCCCGTGAGCGGGCCGGCATGGAGGTCCGCGACGTGCACCCGAGCCACTACGGCCGGATGTGCCCGATCGAGACGCCGGAGGGCCCGAACATCGGTCTGATCGGCTCGCTGTCGGCCTACGGGCGGGTCAACGCCTTCGGCTTCATCGAGACCCCGTACCGCCGGGTCCAGAACGGTGTCGTCACCGACACGATCGACTACCTGACCGCCGACGAGGAGGACCGCTTCGTCGTCGCCCAGGCCAACTCGCCGCTGGACGCCCAGGGCCGGTTCGCCGAGGACCGCGTCCTGGTCCGCACCAAGGGCGGTGAGGTCGACTACCTCGTCCCGGAGAACGTCGACTACATGGACGTCTCGCCGCGGCAGATGACCTCGGTCGCGACGGCGATGATCCCGTTCCTCGAGCACGACGACGCCAACCGCGCGCTCATGGGCGCGAACATGCAGCGTCAGGCCGTCCCCCTGCTGCGCAGCGAGGCGCCGCTGGTCGGCACCGGTATGGAGCTGCGTGCCGCCGTCGACGCAGGCGACGTCGTCGTGGCGGAGAAGGCCGGTGTGGTCGAGGACTCCACCGCCGACTACGTCACCGTCATGGCCGACGACGGCACCCGGCAGACCTACCGGCTGCTGAAGTTCCGCCGCTCGAACCAGGGCACCTCGATCAACCAGACTCCCGTCGTCGACGAGGGGCAGCGGGTCGAGGTCGGCCAGGTCATCGCCGACGGGCCGTGCACCGACGAGGGCGAGATGGCGCTGGGCAAGAACCTGCTCGTCGCCTTCATGCCGTGGGAGGGCCACAACTACGAGGACGCGATCATCCTGTCGCAGCGCCTCGTGCAGGACGACGTCCTGTCCTCGATCCACATCGAGGAGTTCGAGGTCGACGCGCGTGACACCAAGCTCGGTGCCGAGGAGATCACCCGGGACATCCCGAACGTCTCCGAGGAGGTCCTCGCCGACCTCGACGAGCGCGGCATCATCCGCATCGGCGCCGAGGTCGTGCCCGGCGACATCCTCGTCGGCAAGGTCACGCCCAAGGGCGAGACCGAGCTGACCCCCGAGGAGCGGCTGCTGCGGGCGATCTTCGGTGAGAAGGCCCGTGAGGTCCGCGACACCAGCCTCAAGGTCAAGCACGGTGAGTCCGGCAAGGTGATCGGCGTCCGCGTGTTCTCCCGCGAGGACGGCGACGAGCTGCCCGCCGGCGTCAACGAGCTGATCCGGGTCTACGTCGCCCAGATGCGCAAGATCTCCGACGGCGACAAGCTCGCCGGGCGCCACGGCAACAAGGGCGTCATCGCGAAGATCCTGCCGCAGGAGGACATGCCGTTCCTCGAGGACGGCACCCCGGTGGACATCGTGCTGAACCCGCTGGGCGTCCCCGGCCGGATGAACGTCGGCCAGGTCCTGGAGACCCACCTCGGGTGGGTCGCCAAGTCCGGCTGGCAGGTCGAGGGCACCCCGGAGTGGGCGGTCAACCTCCCCGACCCCGCGCGTGCCGCCGGCCCGGGCACCCGGACGGCGACGCCGGTGTTCGACGGCGCCCGCGAGGAGGAGATCGTCGGCCTGCTCGGCTCGACGATCCCGAACCGCGACGGCAACCGGATGGTGCAGCCCACCGGCAAGGCGCGGCTGTTCGACGGCCGCTCCGGGGAGCCCTTCCCCGAGGCGATCTCGGTCGGCTACGTCTACATCCTGAAGCTGCTGCACCTGGTCGACGACAAGATCCACGCCCGGTCGACCGGCCCGTACTCGATGATCACTCAGCAGCCGCTGGGTGGTAAGGCACAGTTC
- the rplL gene encoding 50S ribosomal protein L7/L12, whose amino-acid sequence MAKLSTTELLDAFKEMTLLELSDFVKQFEETFEVTAAAPVAVAAAPAAGGAGDGGAPAAEEQDEFDVILEAAGDKKIQVIKEVRGLTSLGLKEAKDLVDGAPKPVLEKVDKDAAEKAKAALEGAGATVTVK is encoded by the coding sequence ATGGCCAAGCTGTCCACCACGGAGCTGCTCGACGCGTTCAAGGAGATGACGCTGCTCGAGCTGTCCGACTTCGTGAAGCAGTTCGAGGAGACCTTCGAGGTCACCGCTGCTGCGCCGGTCGCCGTCGCGGCCGCTCCGGCCGCCGGTGGTGCCGGCGACGGTGGCGCCCCCGCCGCCGAGGAGCAGGACGAGTTCGACGTCATCCTCGAGGCTGCCGGTGACAAGAAGATCCAGGTCATCAAGGAGGTGCGCGGCCTGACCTCGCTCGGCCTCAAGGAGGCCAAGGACCTGGTCGACGGCGCGCCGAAGCCGGTCCTGGAGAAGGTCGACAAGGACGCCGCCGAGAAGGCCAAGGCCGCTCTCGAGGGCGCCGGCGCCACCGTCACCGTCAAGTGA
- the rplJ gene encoding 50S ribosomal protein L10: MPTQAKAAVIDEITERFQSSSAAVLTEYRGLTVAQLTQLRRSLGEGSSYAVVKNTLTKRAAEQVGHADLAPLLNGPTAIAFIEGDPVNAAKAIRDFARANPLLVVKGGVVEGRTVGATEVTALADVEPREVLLAKLAGAMMGNLSKAAGLFQAPLSQVARLAAALQEKKPAEGADSAAADTAAADTTDTAAAADAAASTD, from the coding sequence ATGCCCACGCAGGCGAAGGCCGCGGTGATCGACGAGATCACCGAGCGGTTCCAGTCGTCCAGCGCGGCGGTGCTCACCGAGTACCGCGGGCTGACCGTGGCCCAGCTGACCCAGCTGCGCCGTTCCCTCGGTGAGGGCAGCAGCTACGCCGTCGTCAAGAACACCCTGACGAAGCGGGCCGCGGAGCAGGTCGGCCACGCCGACCTGGCGCCGCTGCTCAACGGCCCGACCGCGATCGCCTTCATCGAGGGCGACCCGGTCAACGCGGCCAAGGCCATCCGTGACTTCGCGCGCGCCAACCCGCTGCTCGTCGTCAAGGGTGGCGTGGTCGAGGGCCGCACGGTCGGCGCCACCGAGGTCACCGCCCTCGCCGACGTCGAGCCGCGCGAGGTCCTGCTGGCCAAGCTGGCCGGCGCGATGATGGGCAACCTCAGCAAGGCCGCGGGTCTGTTCCAGGCCCCGCTGTCGCAGGTCGCCCGCCTGGCCGCCGCGCTGCAGGAGAAGAAGCCCGCCGAGGGTGCCGACTCCGCCGCCGCCGACACCGCTGCTGCTGACACCACCGACACCGCTGCCGCCGCGGACGCCGCGGCCAGCACCGACTGA
- the rplA gene encoding 50S ribosomal protein L1, translating into MAKHGKKYREVAAKVDRDNLYTPLQAAGLAKETSPTAYDATVEVAMRLGVDPRKADQMVRGTVNLPHGTGKTARVIVFATGDKAAEAEAAGADVVGSEDLIERIQGGFLDFDAAIATPDQMAKVGRIARILGPRGLMPNPKTGTVTPDVTKAVNDIKGGKINFRVDKQANLHLVIGKASFDETKLVENYAAALDEVLRAKPAAAKGRYLKKVTISTTMGPGIPVDPNRTRNLTVDEPTA; encoded by the coding sequence ATGGCGAAGCACGGCAAGAAGTACCGCGAGGTCGCCGCGAAGGTCGACCGCGACAACCTCTACACCCCGCTGCAGGCGGCCGGTCTGGCGAAGGAGACCTCGCCGACGGCGTACGACGCCACCGTCGAGGTGGCCATGCGCCTGGGCGTCGACCCGCGCAAGGCCGACCAGATGGTCCGCGGCACGGTCAACCTGCCGCACGGCACCGGCAAGACCGCCCGCGTCATCGTATTCGCGACCGGTGACAAGGCCGCCGAGGCCGAGGCCGCCGGCGCCGACGTCGTGGGTTCGGAGGACCTGATCGAGCGCATCCAGGGCGGCTTCCTGGACTTCGACGCCGCGATCGCCACCCCCGACCAGATGGCGAAGGTCGGCCGGATCGCCCGCATCCTCGGCCCGCGCGGCCTGATGCCGAACCCGAAGACCGGCACGGTGACCCCCGACGTCACCAAGGCGGTCAACGACATCAAGGGCGGAAAGATCAACTTCCGCGTCGACAAGCAGGCGAACCTGCACCTGGTGATCGGCAAGGCCTCCTTCGACGAGACCAAGCTCGTCGAGAACTACGCCGCGGCGCTGGACGAGGTGCTGCGGGCCAAGCCGGCCGCGGCCAAGGGCCGGTACCTGAAGAAGGTCACCATCTCCACCACCATGGGCCCGGGCATCCCGGTCGACCCGAACCGCACCCGCAACCTGACGGTGGACGAGCCCACCGCCTGA
- the rplK gene encoding 50S ribosomal protein L11 encodes MPPRKRLTAVIKLQINAGAATPAPPVGPALGQHGVNIMEFCKAYNAATESQRGNVIPVEISVYEDRSFTFVTKTPPAARMLLKAAGVEKGSGEPHKTKVATVTRDQVREIAQTKMADLNANSLDEAEKIIAGTARSMGITVQ; translated from the coding sequence ATGCCCCCCAGGAAGCGGTTGACCGCGGTCATCAAGCTCCAGATCAACGCCGGTGCGGCCACGCCCGCCCCGCCCGTCGGTCCGGCGCTGGGCCAGCACGGCGTCAACATCATGGAGTTCTGCAAGGCGTACAACGCCGCCACGGAGTCGCAGCGCGGCAACGTGATCCCGGTCGAGATCTCGGTCTACGAGGACCGCTCGTTCACCTTCGTCACCAAGACCCCGCCGGCGGCGCGCATGCTGCTCAAGGCGGCCGGTGTGGAGAAGGGCTCCGGCGAGCCGCACAAGACCAAGGTCGCCACCGTGACCCGTGACCAGGTCCGCGAGATCGCCCAGACCAAGATGGCAGACCTGAACGCCAACTCCCTCGACGAGGCGGAGAAGATCATCGCCGGCACCGCCCGGTCGATGGGCATCACCGTCCAGTAA
- the nusG gene encoding transcription termination/antitermination protein NusG has translation MTDPREPFDTDSAVEAIDLDDARFDVRGTADVETGAGETGAAEGSVDTADQDTLTGVADVAPGVEGGDPASLVTDPLAAPAESSDLGDQTEDDEEADPAEAMRKVLRSQFGDWYVIHSYAGYENKVKTNLESRIQSLDMEDYIFQIEVPTEEVTEIKNGKRTQVNRKKLPGYLLVRMDLNDESWGAVRNTPGVTGFVGATSRPSPLSIDEVVSLLAPAATPQAARTTETTSTTTAAAPTTVVDFEVGESVTVMDGPFATLPATINEINAEQQKLQVLVSIFGRETPVELSFNQVQKI, from the coding sequence GTGACCGACCCCCGTGAGCCCTTCGACACCGACAGCGCCGTCGAGGCCATCGACCTCGACGACGCGCGCTTCGACGTGCGCGGCACGGCGGACGTCGAGACCGGCGCCGGCGAGACCGGTGCTGCCGAGGGCTCCGTCGACACCGCCGACCAGGACACCCTCACCGGTGTGGCCGACGTCGCGCCCGGCGTGGAGGGCGGCGACCCCGCCAGCCTGGTGACCGACCCGCTGGCCGCTCCGGCGGAGTCCTCCGACCTGGGTGACCAGACCGAGGACGACGAGGAGGCCGACCCGGCCGAGGCGATGCGCAAGGTCCTGCGCAGTCAGTTCGGCGACTGGTACGTCATCCACTCGTACGCCGGCTACGAGAACAAGGTGAAGACCAACCTCGAGTCGCGCATCCAGTCGTTGGACATGGAGGACTACATCTTCCAGATCGAGGTGCCCACCGAGGAGGTCACCGAGATCAAGAACGGCAAGCGCACGCAGGTCAACCGGAAGAAGCTGCCCGGCTACCTGCTCGTCCGCATGGACCTCAACGACGAGTCCTGGGGCGCGGTGCGCAACACCCCCGGCGTCACGGGGTTCGTCGGGGCGACCTCCCGTCCCTCGCCGCTGAGCATCGACGAGGTCGTCAGCCTGCTCGCCCCCGCGGCCACCCCGCAGGCCGCCCGGACGACGGAGACCACGAGCACCACCACCGCCGCCGCACCGACCACCGTCGTCGACTTCGAGGTCGGCGAGTCGGTCACCGTCATGGACGGTCCGTTCGCGACGCTCCCGGCCACGATCAACGAGATCAACGCCGAGCAGCAGAAGCTGCAGGTGCTCGTGTCCATCTTCGGCCGGGAGACGCCGGTCGAGCTGTCGTTCAACCAGGTCCAGAAGATCTAG
- the secE gene encoding preprotein translocase subunit SecE — MSDEKPAREGDPRAASDAEPTDEQLDREAPGVADAAELQAAEAEVAAEAETDEDKVVAARPTGARRGSRITAGDDEDDDESAPRTRRAARERTPSRPAGRVAEGGATRSRAAAERDRAAEARQRRNLRRFLREVVAELRKVIWPGRRELITYTTVVIVFVAFIVALVAGLDLLFAQGVLAVFG, encoded by the coding sequence GTGAGCGACGAGAAGCCGGCACGCGAGGGCGACCCCCGCGCCGCCTCCGACGCCGAGCCGACCGACGAGCAGCTCGACCGCGAGGCCCCGGGCGTGGCCGACGCCGCCGAGCTGCAGGCGGCCGAGGCCGAGGTCGCCGCCGAGGCGGAGACCGACGAGGACAAGGTCGTGGCCGCGCGGCCCACCGGTGCCCGCCGGGGGAGCCGGATCACCGCGGGGGACGACGAGGACGACGACGAGTCGGCCCCCCGCACCCGTCGGGCCGCCCGCGAGCGCACGCCGTCCCGGCCCGCCGGGCGGGTCGCCGAGGGTGGTGCCACCCGGTCCCGCGCCGCCGCGGAGCGCGACCGCGCCGCCGAGGCACGGCAGCGGCGCAACCTCCGGCGCTTCCTGCGCGAGGTCGTCGCCGAGCTGCGCAAGGTCATCTGGCCCGGGCGCCGCGAGCTGATCACCTACACGACCGTCGTCATCGTCTTCGTGGCCTTCATCGTCGCCCTGGTGGCCGGCCTGGACCTCCTCTTCGCCCAGGGCGTGCTCGCCGTCTTCGGTTGA
- a CDS encoding pyridoxal phosphate-dependent aminotransferase, with protein MTAASPTESAAPSSGPSPADRRISRRVAAIAESATLAVDAKAKALKAAGKPVIGFGAGEPDFPTPDYIVEAAVAACSQPAMHRYTPAGGLPALKEAIVAKTARDSGLQVTPANVLVTNGGKQAVYEAFATMLDPGDEVLLPAPYWTTYPEAIALAGGVPMPVVADEESGYLVSVAQLEAARTPRTKVLLFCSPSNPTGAVYPPELVEEIGRWAYENGLWVLTDEIYEHLTYDGATAPSMPVVVPELADRCVVVNGVAKTYAMTGWRVGWVVGPADVVKAATNLQSHATSNVANVSQAAAVAALTGDLSAAATMREAFDRRRRTIVSMLREIPGVACPEPRGAFYVYPSVKALLGRPVGGRTAQDSVQLAEIILEEAEVAVVPGEAFGTPGYLRMSYALGDDDLVEGVTRMQRLLA; from the coding sequence ATGACCGCCGCCTCCCCCACGGAGTCCGCTGCACCGTCCTCCGGGCCGTCGCCCGCCGACCGGCGCATCTCCCGCCGCGTGGCCGCCATCGCCGAGTCGGCGACCCTGGCGGTCGACGCCAAGGCCAAGGCGCTCAAGGCAGCGGGCAAGCCGGTCATCGGCTTCGGCGCCGGCGAGCCGGACTTCCCGACGCCGGACTACATCGTCGAGGCCGCCGTCGCCGCCTGCTCCCAGCCGGCGATGCACCGCTACACCCCTGCGGGCGGGCTGCCGGCACTCAAGGAGGCGATCGTCGCCAAGACCGCCCGCGACTCGGGACTGCAGGTCACCCCGGCCAACGTGCTGGTGACCAACGGCGGCAAGCAGGCCGTGTACGAGGCCTTCGCGACGATGCTCGACCCGGGCGACGAGGTGCTGCTGCCCGCGCCGTACTGGACCACCTACCCCGAGGCGATCGCCCTCGCCGGCGGCGTCCCGATGCCGGTCGTGGCCGACGAGGAGAGCGGCTACCTGGTGTCGGTCGCCCAGCTCGAGGCCGCCCGGACGCCGCGCACCAAGGTGCTGCTGTTCTGCTCGCCGTCCAACCCGACCGGCGCGGTCTACCCGCCCGAGCTCGTCGAGGAGATCGGCCGCTGGGCGTACGAGAACGGCCTGTGGGTGCTCACCGACGAGATCTACGAGCACCTCACCTACGACGGGGCGACCGCGCCCTCGATGCCGGTCGTCGTCCCCGAGCTCGCCGACCGCTGCGTCGTCGTCAACGGGGTGGCCAAGACCTACGCGATGACCGGCTGGCGGGTGGGCTGGGTCGTCGGGCCGGCCGACGTCGTCAAGGCCGCGACCAACCTGCAGTCGCACGCCACCTCCAACGTGGCCAACGTGTCGCAGGCCGCCGCCGTCGCCGCGCTCACCGGTGACCTGTCGGCCGCGGCCACGATGCGCGAGGCCTTCGACCGGCGCCGGCGCACGATCGTGTCGATGCTCCGCGAGATCCCCGGCGTGGCCTGCCCCGAGCCGCGCGGCGCCTTCTACGTGTACCCGTCGGTCAAGGCGCTGCTGGGCCGGCCGGTCGGCGGTCGGACGGCCCAGGACAGCGTGCAGCTGGCCGAGATCATCCTCGAGGAGGCCGAGGTCGCCGTCGTCCCGGGTGAGGCCTTCGGCACGCCGGGCTACCTGCGGATGTCCTACGCGCTCGGCGACGACGACCTCGTCGAGGGCGTGACCCGGATGCAGCGCCTGCTCGCATAG
- a CDS encoding peptidase M1 has translation MALDFPLTLGEGDFERVGAADGVSWWASGAPLLAREPGVGWARDPFVDLPGETATSPVADTTIRVSAPEALVVLMTGDQAEPSSPQDGRRTWTSVEPVARDVSVAVGEFTTASATTTDGIEVTTGVLPGADVPARELTAWTLAAIDQLEERFGPFPYATLTVPLLPVEGGGIEYPSSILLAGADRLVLFHEVAHMRFYGMVGDSQFRDPWLDEAFASSAESVASPVSGDAAARALRTPGGVGTAMDGFDSASDYFRLVYGKGGAALLAAREAAGAVAFNAALRCYADANAWTIATPDDVAAALADLPAALDVLSEAGALDE, from the coding sequence GTGGCCCTGGACTTCCCGCTCACCCTCGGCGAGGGCGACTTCGAGCGGGTGGGCGCGGCCGACGGAGTCTCCTGGTGGGCCAGCGGCGCGCCGCTGCTGGCCCGGGAGCCGGGCGTCGGCTGGGCGCGGGATCCGTTCGTCGACCTCCCCGGCGAGACCGCGACGAGCCCCGTCGCCGACACGACGATCCGGGTCTCGGCTCCCGAGGCCCTCGTCGTCCTCATGACCGGCGACCAGGCCGAGCCCTCCTCGCCGCAGGACGGCCGGCGCACCTGGACGTCGGTCGAGCCGGTCGCCCGGGACGTCAGCGTCGCGGTGGGGGAGTTCACCACCGCGAGCGCCACGACCACCGACGGGATCGAGGTGACGACCGGCGTGCTGCCCGGCGCGGACGTCCCCGCGCGCGAGCTCACCGCGTGGACGCTGGCTGCGATCGACCAGCTGGAGGAGCGCTTCGGCCCCTTTCCGTACGCGACGCTCACCGTCCCGCTGCTGCCGGTCGAGGGCGGCGGCATCGAGTACCCCAGCTCGATCCTGCTTGCCGGCGCCGACCGGCTCGTCCTGTTCCACGAGGTCGCGCACATGCGGTTCTACGGGATGGTCGGCGACTCGCAGTTCCGCGACCCCTGGCTGGACGAGGCCTTCGCCTCCTCCGCCGAGTCGGTCGCCTCCCCGGTGTCCGGGGACGCCGCTGCCCGCGCCCTGCGCACCCCCGGCGGGGTCGGCACGGCGATGGACGGGTTCGACAGCGCCTCGGACTACTTCCGCCTCGTGTACGGCAAGGGCGGCGCGGCACTCCTGGCCGCCCGCGAGGCCGCGGGCGCGGTGGCCTTCAACGCCGCCCTGCGCTGCTACGCCGACGCCAACGCGTGGACGATCGCCACCCCGGACGACGTCGCCGCGGCCCTGGCCGACCTGCCCGCCGCGCTCGACGTCCTCAGCGAGGCGGGCGCCCTCGACGAGTAG
- a CDS encoding MaoC/PaaZ C-terminal domain-containing protein encodes MTATVRAADVAVGTELPEQTYPVTRADLVRYAGASGDFNPIHWNDRVATEVGLPGVIAHGMLTMALAARAVTAWAGDPGALVEYHVRFGRPVVVPDDGTGAQVTVRGKVGALGEDGRARVDLTVTSGGEKVLSLARATVQLA; translated from the coding sequence GTGACCGCGACGGTCCGGGCCGCCGACGTGGCCGTCGGCACCGAGCTGCCCGAGCAGACCTACCCGGTCACCCGGGCCGACCTCGTCCGCTACGCCGGCGCCTCCGGGGACTTCAACCCCATCCACTGGAACGACCGCGTGGCCACCGAGGTCGGCCTGCCCGGCGTGATCGCGCACGGGATGCTCACCATGGCGCTGGCCGCGCGCGCGGTCACCGCCTGGGCCGGGGACCCGGGCGCGCTGGTCGAGTACCACGTGCGCTTCGGCCGGCCGGTCGTCGTCCCCGACGACGGCACCGGTGCTCAGGTGACCGTCCGCGGGAAGGTCGGCGCCCTGGGCGAGGACGGCCGCGCCCGGGTCGACCTCACCGTCACCAGCGGCGGCGAGAAGGTGCTCTCGCTGGCCCGCGCCACCGTCCAGCTGGCGTGA
- a CDS encoding FAS1-like dehydratase domain-containing protein, whose protein sequence is MALDPALVGRGYPPSAVYEVGRQKIAEFADAIGAADPVHRDTDAARAAGHPDVIAPPTFAIALTLSAAGVVVEDPDVALDYSRVVHGEQRFTHHRPIRAGDRLVATPTIEAVRSIGGNDLLTTRVDVATEDGETVCSATSMLVARGTA, encoded by the coding sequence ATGGCACTCGATCCAGCACTGGTCGGGCGCGGCTACCCGCCCTCCGCCGTCTACGAGGTCGGCCGGCAGAAGATCGCCGAGTTCGCCGACGCCATCGGTGCGGCCGATCCGGTGCACCGGGACACCGACGCCGCCCGCGCGGCCGGACACCCCGACGTCATCGCCCCGCCCACCTTCGCCATCGCCCTGACGCTGTCGGCCGCGGGCGTCGTCGTCGAGGACCCCGACGTCGCGCTGGACTACAGCCGCGTCGTCCACGGCGAGCAGCGCTTCACCCACCACCGACCCATCCGGGCCGGCGACCGGCTCGTCGCCACGCCCACCATCGAGGCCGTGCGCAGCATCGGGGGCAACGACCTGCTCACCACCCGGGTGGACGTCGCCACCGAGGACGGCGAAACGGTCTGCTCGGCCACCTCGATGCTCGTCGCCCGGGGGACGGCGTGA
- the rpmG gene encoding 50S ribosomal protein L33 — protein MAATDIRPKITLACQECKSRNYITRKNRRNDPDRLELKKFCPKDRKHTIHRETR, from the coding sequence GTGGCAGCCACCGACATCCGTCCGAAGATCACCCTGGCCTGCCAGGAGTGCAAGAGCCGGAACTACATCACCCGCAAGAACCGGCGCAACGACCCCGACCGGCTCGAGCTGAAGAAGTTCTGCCCGAAGGACCGCAAGCACACGATCCACCGCGAGACGCGCTGA